Proteins found in one Scardovia inopinata JCM 12537 genomic segment:
- a CDS encoding NUDIX hydrolase, giving the protein MTVTPGDIARMLKRAGQGSKSAQNQHHKQENKKNQTSYHLSYQEEIELSYEEAFNSRIETADSMNSSEDGEPVYSSQTPHSSVEIHPHGDYGVHDGNPQAILTTMYEELLKEEADTSLTDSDSDQSDSAYSEQDSLADSDSTSPAATPAVMARKRQGSGTFPSLDSRSLPIVREYSAGGLVFDDRNRVAIIVRHSRSGHIEWCIPKGHIEKGETPDQTAVREVHEETGIMGKVVDSIATIDYWFTGTTQRVHKLVHHYVLKQIGGHLTVEGDPDHEAEDAIWVDFNDLQEVLSYPNERRIAWLYARKNKKAHEADHT; this is encoded by the coding sequence ATGACAGTTACTCCGGGAGATATTGCCCGCATGCTTAAGCGCGCGGGTCAGGGCTCGAAGTCTGCCCAAAATCAGCACCATAAGCAGGAGAACAAAAAGAACCAGACCTCTTATCATCTGTCTTATCAGGAAGAGATTGAGCTCTCCTATGAAGAAGCCTTTAATTCTCGTATTGAAACCGCCGATAGTATGAATTCCTCGGAAGATGGAGAACCTGTCTACAGTTCTCAAACCCCGCATTCATCGGTAGAAATACACCCTCATGGCGATTATGGTGTCCACGATGGGAATCCCCAAGCGATTCTGACCACTATGTATGAAGAACTTCTGAAGGAGGAAGCCGACACCAGTTTGACTGATTCTGACAGTGATCAATCAGATTCAGCTTACAGCGAGCAAGATTCCCTCGCTGATTCTGACAGTACATCACCGGCAGCAACTCCGGCGGTTATGGCACGAAAACGTCAGGGGTCAGGAACTTTTCCTTCGCTTGACTCCCGCAGCCTGCCTATTGTTCGGGAATATTCTGCTGGGGGACTGGTTTTTGATGACCGTAACCGAGTTGCTATTATTGTTCGCCATTCCCGGTCTGGGCACATTGAATGGTGTATCCCCAAGGGGCACATTGAAAAAGGCGAAACGCCTGATCAGACCGCTGTCAGGGAAGTCCATGAAGAGACCGGAATTATGGGGAAAGTTGTTGACTCAATTGCCACCATTGATTATTGGTTTACCGGGACAACCCAGCGAGTCCATAAGCTTGTACATCATTATGTTTTGAAACAGATTGGCGGTCATTTGACTGTTGAAGGAGATCCGGATCATGAGGCTGAAGATGCTATATGGGTGGATTTCAATGATTTGCAGGAGGTTTTGAGCTATCCGAACGAACGCAGGATTGCCTGGCTGTATGCACGAAAGAATAAGAAGGCTCATGAGGCTGACCACACATAA
- a CDS encoding DUF6049 family protein yields MRLTTHNHRIAANRFFPSSLICLLVICFFFFAGLPGVSTIWAAPSASSSQTNNQENSPVSLKLISSTSLLKAGGGYQLTATVTNTSSVDIGEGRLSVYTNSRYSFPNSDSLQQWAQGASRIPTPQLLGSVIVPALKAGESTTVSVSADPSSPILQYMRAWGAKPVDIRYTAQKTDHTDFIRQDLYTFLTRTNTDTPAKNLPKIKMVFALPELAGADTGANRESKKANKDFIHNLLQGNSPLAVKNLSRSSVNKSVSTDKLNRLLYAASVTKKFSFVQALIDPSLSEASSSKKSPRVNLQTAGLLQPYGLNVSLLSETGLSQWKKSGLKEQSWNAHQARQLADSSRNPLLSPAASLPLIAWQGSHSTWTSAGLARVKGQGYEAVVADRGFTDSRDSAVHTGKLTVPTTNGNITVLTAQEQLSKLASGSATSSTALAETSSAGRINRFIAQSAFYETEAPYEERILLVALKDKQTQASHAATAALLTRVLRCPWIEQINLQTLLKANSHYSLQEAAAMAQANRMGKADQAALRSYQEAAAELASARKRLTFFTSTVLVPSTKGGNSTASNAQGLSQGKAQSNSLATSHGYTLENSSVWSSALETVFDSYAQRTLSLGGIDKGYSSAAQYLVSSLYQTIQLAPPGSVNTVSNKASLPLTINNSLPFAVKIGICGQVQQALAVNTGISIEPLKSLIIHAHDDQQATLVISAEGGRTAKATIYLTNAEGAPLGNKVTTTITGTISVNDVTGYALIGLALVLAVLGLYRQVRRMIRSANRSGKDPQQSENH; encoded by the coding sequence ATGAGGCTGACCACACATAATCATCGCATCGCTGCCAACCGTTTCTTCCCCAGTAGCCTTATCTGTCTGCTTGTCATCTGTTTTTTCTTTTTTGCAGGCCTGCCGGGTGTATCTACCATCTGGGCTGCCCCCTCAGCAAGCAGTAGCCAGACCAACAATCAGGAAAATTCTCCGGTTTCTTTGAAGCTGATTTCGTCTACTTCCCTGCTGAAAGCAGGAGGCGGCTACCAGCTCACTGCTACAGTTACCAACACCAGCTCTGTTGATATAGGCGAAGGACGACTGTCAGTTTATACCAACAGTCGCTACTCCTTTCCCAACAGCGATTCTCTCCAGCAATGGGCCCAGGGGGCTTCCCGAATCCCAACCCCTCAACTCCTGGGATCTGTTATAGTTCCTGCCCTGAAAGCGGGAGAATCAACCACAGTATCGGTGAGCGCTGATCCTTCTTCCCCGATTTTGCAATATATGCGGGCTTGGGGGGCCAAACCGGTAGATATCCGCTATACAGCTCAAAAAACAGACCATACTGACTTCATCCGTCAAGATCTGTATACTTTCTTGACAAGAACAAATACAGATACACCTGCTAAAAATTTGCCCAAAATTAAAATGGTTTTTGCCCTGCCTGAACTGGCGGGAGCAGACACGGGAGCAAATAGAGAAAGCAAAAAGGCAAACAAAGACTTTATACACAATCTTCTCCAGGGAAACAGCCCCCTGGCAGTCAAAAATTTATCCCGGTCTTCTGTAAACAAATCTGTTTCGACCGATAAGCTCAACCGCCTTTTATATGCGGCTTCTGTGACGAAAAAATTCTCTTTTGTGCAAGCTCTGATAGATCCTTCTCTGTCTGAAGCTTCTTCCAGCAAGAAATCCCCCCGGGTTAATCTTCAGACCGCCGGGCTCCTGCAACCCTATGGACTCAATGTCAGCCTTCTTTCTGAAACTGGTCTTTCTCAATGGAAAAAATCAGGACTAAAGGAACAGTCTTGGAATGCACACCAAGCAAGACAACTAGCTGACAGCAGCAGAAATCCTCTTCTGTCTCCCGCAGCCTCTCTCCCCCTGATTGCCTGGCAGGGGTCTCACTCAACCTGGACTTCCGCCGGATTGGCCCGGGTTAAAGGACAAGGATACGAAGCAGTTGTTGCTGACCGCGGCTTTACTGATAGCAGGGACTCTGCTGTTCATACTGGAAAACTGACTGTTCCTACAACAAATGGGAATATCACCGTTTTAACCGCCCAAGAGCAGCTGAGCAAGCTGGCTAGCGGGTCTGCTACCTCCTCAACTGCCCTTGCTGAAACCTCATCTGCTGGCCGCATCAATCGTTTTATTGCCCAGAGCGCCTTTTACGAAACTGAGGCCCCTTACGAAGAAAGAATTTTGCTGGTTGCTTTGAAAGATAAGCAGACTCAGGCTTCCCATGCAGCCACTGCAGCCCTCCTGACAAGAGTACTTCGCTGTCCCTGGATTGAACAAATCAATCTTCAGACCCTGCTCAAGGCAAACAGCCACTATAGTCTGCAGGAAGCAGCAGCAATGGCCCAGGCCAACAGGATGGGCAAGGCCGACCAGGCAGCACTCCGATCATATCAAGAAGCTGCAGCAGAACTTGCTTCCGCTCGCAAAAGGCTAACCTTTTTCACCTCAACTGTCCTTGTACCGTCAACCAAAGGCGGCAACAGCACAGCTTCCAACGCCCAAGGCCTGTCCCAGGGGAAGGCTCAAAGTAATTCCCTGGCAACTAGCCATGGCTACACCCTAGAAAACTCCTCCGTCTGGTCCTCAGCTTTAGAAACTGTTTTCGATTCTTACGCCCAGAGAACCCTTTCATTAGGTGGCATAGATAAAGGATATTCCTCTGCTGCCCAATACTTAGTCAGCAGTCTTTACCAAACCATCCAGCTTGCTCCTCCCGGAAGTGTCAACACCGTGTCCAACAAAGCAAGCCTCCCCCTGACTATCAATAATTCCCTTCCTTTTGCGGTAAAAATTGGAATTTGTGGGCAGGTGCAGCAAGCACTTGCCGTGAATACAGGGATTTCCATTGAACCCTTGAAAAGCCTCATAATCCACGCTCATGATGATCAACAGGCTACCTTAGTTATCAGTGCCGAAGGCGGCCGCACCGCCAAAGCCACCATTTACCTGACCAATGCTGAGGGCGCTCCCCTCGGAAATAAAGTAACTACTACCATCACCGGGACCATATCAGTCAACGATGTAACCGGTTACGCCCTGATTGGACTGGCTTTAGTTCTGGCGGTTCTGGGGCTGTACAGACAAGTAAGAAGAATGATCAGATCGGCCAACAGGTCAGGAAAAGACCCTCAGCAGTCAGAAAACCACTGA